From Echeneis naucrates chromosome 7, fEcheNa1.1, whole genome shotgun sequence, one genomic window encodes:
- the nadka gene encoding NAD kinase isoform X1, with amino-acid sequence MDGGGEAMQVEAAPYCCSTCDGGEVAARKLARRSKKTRSLSTSSASSSSEYRRTQSLHGPSPVTTFGPKACMLQNPHAVMHIQDPASQRLTWNKPPKSVLVIKKIRDASLLQPFKELCTFLTEAKNLIVYVEKKVLEDPAISGDENFGAITKKFCTFREDLDDISNCVDFIICLGGDGTLLYASSLFQGSVPPVMAFHLGSLGFLTPFKFDTYKSQVTQIIEGNAAIVLRSRLKVRVLKENWEKMARVDEKGIILTNGDIESSRKTVQYQVLNEVVVDRGPSSYLSNVDLFLDGHLITTVQGDGVIVSTPTGSTAYAVAAGASMIHPNVPAIMITPICPHSLSFRPIVVPAGVELKIMLSRDARNTAWVSFDGRKRQEICHGDSITITTSCFPVPSICFRDPVNDWFESLAQCLHWNVRKKQNYLSSEEDEF; translated from the exons atggatggaggaggagaggcgaTGCAAGTGGAGGCGGCCCCGTACTGCTGCTCCACCTGTGATGGAGGAGAGGTGGCTGCACGCAAACTGGCTCGACGCAGCAAAAAGACCCGCAGCCTGAGCACCTCCTCGGCCAGCAGCTCCTCCGAGTACAG GAGGACTCAGTCACTTCATGGACCAAGCCCTGTGACCACATTTGGCCCAAAGGCATGCATGCTTCAGAATCCACATGCAGTAAT gcaCATTCAGGACCCCGCCAGCCAGAGACTGACGTGGAATAAGCCGCCAAAAAGTGTCCTTGTCATCAAGAAGATCCGGGATGCCAGTCTGCTTCAGCCTTTCAAAGAACTGTGCACATTTCTCACAGAG GCCAAAAACTTGATTGTTTACGTGGAAAAAAAGGTTCTGGAAGACCCGGCCATTTCAGGGGATGAAAACTTTGGCGCCATTACGAAGAAATTCTGCACGTTCAGAGAAG ATCTTGATGACATCTCAAATTGTGTTGACTTCATCATCTGTCTTGGCGGAGATGGGACTTTGCTATATGCGTCTTCGCTCTTCCAG GGAAGCGTTCCACCTGTTATGGCCTTCCACCTTGGCTCCCTGGGCTTCCTGACACCTTTCAAATTCGACACATACAAGTCTCAGGTCACCCAAATCATCGAAG GAAATGCTGCTATTGTCCTGCGAAGTCGCTTGAAAGTGCGGGTGCTCAAAGAGAACTGGGAGAAGATGGCCAGAGTGGATGAAAAGGGCATCATCCTGACCAACGGGGACATTGAAAGTAGCCGCAAAACCGTGCAGTATCAG gtACTGAACGAAGTGGTGGTGGACAGAGGACCCTCGTCATATCTCTCCAATGTCGACCTCTTCCTCGACGGACACCTCATTACCACCGTGCAGGGAGACG gtgtgATAGTGTCGACACCCACAGGAAGTACAGCGTATGCCGTGGCAGCAGGAGCCTCCATGATCCATCCCAACGTCCCAGCCATCATGATCACCCCCATCTGCCCACACTCGCTCTCCTTCAGACCCATTGTGGTGCCTGCTGGGGTGGAGCTCAAG ATAATGCTCTCACGTGACGCCAGAAACACAGCCTGGGTTTCATTTGATGGAAGAAAGAGACAAGAGATCTGCCACGGCGACAG TATTACGATCACTACTTCCTGCTTCCCTGTGCCCTCCATCTGTTTCCGCGATCCCGTCAACGACTGGTTCGAGAGCTTGGCCCAGTGTTTGCACTGGAATGTGAGGAAGAAGCAGAATTACCTCAGCTCAGAGGAAGATGAGTTCTGA
- the nadka gene encoding NAD kinase isoform X2 → MCTVMKFNQCVVQDTPGNHTGNKVWKWHIQDPASQRLTWNKPPKSVLVIKKIRDASLLQPFKELCTFLTEAKNLIVYVEKKVLEDPAISGDENFGAITKKFCTFREDLDDISNCVDFIICLGGDGTLLYASSLFQGSVPPVMAFHLGSLGFLTPFKFDTYKSQVTQIIEGNAAIVLRSRLKVRVLKENWEKMARVDEKGIILTNGDIESSRKTVQYQVLNEVVVDRGPSSYLSNVDLFLDGHLITTVQGDGVIVSTPTGSTAYAVAAGASMIHPNVPAIMITPICPHSLSFRPIVVPAGVELKIMLSRDARNTAWVSFDGRKRQEICHGDSITITTSCFPVPSICFRDPVNDWFESLAQCLHWNVRKKQNYLSSEEDEF, encoded by the exons ATGTGTACAGTCATGAAGTTCAACCAGTGCGTAGTGCAGGACACCCCAGGGAACCACACAGGGAACAAAGTGTGGAAATG gcaCATTCAGGACCCCGCCAGCCAGAGACTGACGTGGAATAAGCCGCCAAAAAGTGTCCTTGTCATCAAGAAGATCCGGGATGCCAGTCTGCTTCAGCCTTTCAAAGAACTGTGCACATTTCTCACAGAG GCCAAAAACTTGATTGTTTACGTGGAAAAAAAGGTTCTGGAAGACCCGGCCATTTCAGGGGATGAAAACTTTGGCGCCATTACGAAGAAATTCTGCACGTTCAGAGAAG ATCTTGATGACATCTCAAATTGTGTTGACTTCATCATCTGTCTTGGCGGAGATGGGACTTTGCTATATGCGTCTTCGCTCTTCCAG GGAAGCGTTCCACCTGTTATGGCCTTCCACCTTGGCTCCCTGGGCTTCCTGACACCTTTCAAATTCGACACATACAAGTCTCAGGTCACCCAAATCATCGAAG GAAATGCTGCTATTGTCCTGCGAAGTCGCTTGAAAGTGCGGGTGCTCAAAGAGAACTGGGAGAAGATGGCCAGAGTGGATGAAAAGGGCATCATCCTGACCAACGGGGACATTGAAAGTAGCCGCAAAACCGTGCAGTATCAG gtACTGAACGAAGTGGTGGTGGACAGAGGACCCTCGTCATATCTCTCCAATGTCGACCTCTTCCTCGACGGACACCTCATTACCACCGTGCAGGGAGACG gtgtgATAGTGTCGACACCCACAGGAAGTACAGCGTATGCCGTGGCAGCAGGAGCCTCCATGATCCATCCCAACGTCCCAGCCATCATGATCACCCCCATCTGCCCACACTCGCTCTCCTTCAGACCCATTGTGGTGCCTGCTGGGGTGGAGCTCAAG ATAATGCTCTCACGTGACGCCAGAAACACAGCCTGGGTTTCATTTGATGGAAGAAAGAGACAAGAGATCTGCCACGGCGACAG TATTACGATCACTACTTCCTGCTTCCCTGTGCCCTCCATCTGTTTCCGCGATCCCGTCAACGACTGGTTCGAGAGCTTGGCCCAGTGTTTGCACTGGAATGTGAGGAAGAAGCAGAATTACCTCAGCTCAGAGGAAGATGAGTTCTGA